A single Phycisphaerae bacterium DNA region contains:
- a CDS encoding HAMP domain-containing protein: MKLPGRFFWRLFLGNALLIAGVLGASVALIVREVESTYRSNLTHRLFEQAAALKAELAPLLEPARHSELQSAIRQIDRLNLAAIRVTVVALDGRVLADTEGDPHLMESHGTRPEIVCALERGQGESERWSATVKHDMKYVAARVESPNGSPLGTVRVSMPVRGITAQTATMTRLIWQTGAVGLAAAILLALGLAYIWSNPLQRITETARTLSRGDLSARIDVAGNDEIAQVARSLNRMRESIARKVNTIERQSKNLENLIRSLSEGVIVAGPDGRIVLMNDAACRLLGSPPPPGVDTAVAGGQLNATSRLYPDLLVGRPVGECVTQTELVEFLVGSNEVRDIAGSDAADARHDRGPTVEPNVKELRLQIERTAGPVHLLARCSEIGLPSTDRDDVGEISGRLVVLTDITELTKTIRMKTDFVANASHELRTPLSTIRASIETLEQMSLADDPASATSFIQVIARNTLRLEELVNDLLNLSRLESAATEFHPEVIEFDEFLADLQTRFLSAVKSKGLHWDMVCPENCRDVVVNGRLLQLVLDNLVGNAVKFTEKGGHIWLSCARLGASVSIEVRDDGCGIPKEDQDRVFERFYQVERARSGVKRGLPGERGTGLGLSIVRHAVAAMHGTVLLKSQPGKGTSVTIFLPQPA, from the coding sequence TTGAAGCTACCCGGTCGATTCTTCTGGAGGCTGTTCCTCGGCAACGCCTTGCTCATCGCCGGCGTTCTCGGCGCATCGGTCGCCCTCATCGTTCGCGAAGTTGAAAGCACTTACCGGTCCAACCTTACACACCGGCTGTTCGAGCAGGCGGCCGCCCTGAAGGCGGAACTGGCTCCGCTCCTCGAACCGGCGAGGCATTCAGAACTGCAATCGGCGATTCGCCAGATCGACAGACTGAATCTCGCCGCGATTCGCGTGACCGTTGTCGCGCTGGACGGCCGGGTGCTCGCTGATACGGAGGGCGACCCCCATTTGATGGAGTCTCATGGGACGCGGCCGGAGATCGTGTGCGCTCTGGAGCGCGGCCAGGGTGAGTCCGAACGCTGGTCCGCCACGGTGAAACACGACATGAAGTATGTTGCAGCGCGCGTCGAGAGCCCGAACGGATCTCCGCTGGGCACGGTTCGCGTCTCGATGCCCGTTCGCGGCATCACCGCGCAGACAGCGACGATGACACGGCTGATCTGGCAGACCGGCGCGGTGGGCCTTGCCGCGGCGATCCTTCTGGCGCTGGGTTTGGCCTATATCTGGAGTAATCCATTGCAGCGCATCACGGAGACGGCCCGGACACTTTCGCGCGGGGATCTTTCAGCCCGGATCGATGTCGCGGGCAATGACGAGATTGCCCAGGTTGCCCGATCGCTTAACCGGATGCGTGAGTCAATCGCGCGAAAAGTGAATACCATCGAGCGTCAGAGCAAGAACCTGGAGAATCTCATCCGCAGCCTGAGCGAGGGCGTCATTGTCGCAGGTCCCGACGGGCGAATCGTCCTCATGAATGACGCAGCGTGCCGGCTGCTTGGCAGCCCGCCGCCCCCGGGAGTTGATACAGCGGTCGCGGGCGGACAACTGAATGCGACCAGCCGGCTGTATCCGGACCTGCTGGTCGGACGGCCAGTGGGTGAATGCGTTACGCAGACGGAACTGGTTGAGTTTCTGGTCGGCTCAAACGAGGTGCGCGACATTGCCGGCTCGGACGCGGCCGATGCCCGACATGATCGCGGTCCGACCGTCGAGCCGAATGTCAAGGAACTACGGCTCCAAATTGAGCGAACCGCAGGCCCGGTTCATCTGCTGGCGCGCTGCTCTGAGATCGGCCTGCCCTCGACAGATCGTGACGATGTGGGAGAGATCTCCGGGCGGCTCGTGGTCCTGACGGACATCACGGAGCTTACGAAGACGATACGCATGAAGACTGACTTCGTTGCGAATGCATCGCATGAACTTCGCACGCCGCTCTCCACGATCCGTGCGTCGATTGAGACACTGGAGCAGATGAGCCTGGCCGACGATCCAGCGTCCGCAACGAGCTTCATCCAAGTGATCGCGCGAAACACGCTTCGACTGGAAGAACTGGTCAACGACCTTCTGAATCTGTCGCGGCTGGAATCGGCCGCGACGGAGTTTCATCCGGAGGTCATTGAATTCGACGAATTCCTCGCCGATCTTCAGACCCGCTTTCTGAGCGCAGTCAAATCGAAGGGGCTGCACTGGGACATGGTGTGTCCGGAGAATTGTCGCGATGTCGTTGTCAACGGCCGTCTGCTGCAACTCGTCCTGGACAATCTTGTGGGCAATGCGGTGAAGTTCACGGAGAAAGGCGGCCACATCTGGCTGAGCTGCGCGCGGCTGGGCGCTTCGGTGTCGATCGAGGTGCGCGACGACGGTTGCGGCATTCCGAAGGAGGATCAGGATCGCGTATTTGAACGATTTTATCAAGTTGAGCGTGCGCGTTCGGGCGTGAAGCGCGGCCTGCCCGGCGAGCGCGGCACGGGTCTCGGTCTTTCCATCGTGCGGCATGCCGTCGCCGCGATGCACGGCACGGTGCTGCTCAAGAGCCAGCCGGGTAAAGGCACAAGCGTCACGATCTTTCTACCTCAGCCTGCATAG